The following are encoded in a window of Psychrobacter sp. P11F6 genomic DNA:
- a CDS encoding phosphatidylglycerophosphatase A: MIDHNLSKPDIRKANNCPPLPANANMLDRVVYWLGLGLGSGLPRRAPGTWGTIGGLIVAIPLLSLGFVPFLIITILSCVIGSWICGRTSELMGGHDNPHIVWDEWAGMWLTLLPLSYMGIADGNFWQNIAQTSSIVAIIIAFILFRFFDIIKPPPIGWADKKVAGGLGIMLDDIIAGVMAAAVWIIIYTTIL; encoded by the coding sequence ATGATTGATCACAACCTATCTAAGCCTGATATCCGTAAAGCCAATAATTGCCCGCCGCTACCCGCCAATGCCAATATGCTTGACCGCGTAGTTTATTGGCTTGGGTTGGGTTTAGGTAGTGGTCTGCCTCGCCGTGCACCCGGTACTTGGGGCACGATTGGTGGCTTAATCGTCGCGATACCATTGCTAAGCTTAGGATTCGTACCATTTTTGATTATTACCATTCTCTCTTGTGTGATTGGTAGTTGGATATGCGGTCGTACCTCAGAGCTAATGGGTGGTCATGATAACCCGCATATCGTCTGGGATGAATGGGCAGGCATGTGGCTTACCCTACTGCCGCTATCTTATATGGGTATCGCTGACGGTAATTTTTGGCAAAATATCGCTCAAACCTCTTCTATTGTTGCCATTATTATCGCCTTTATATTGTTCCGCTTTTTTGACATTATTAAGCCACCACCGATTGGCTGGGCAGATAAAAAAGTCGCGGGCGGCCTAGGTATCATGCTTGATGACATCATCGCAGGGGTCATGGCAGCAGCCGTCTGGATCATTATTTATACCACCATCCTTTAG
- a CDS encoding class II glutamine amidotransferase: protein MCQLLGMNCNTPTDIGFSFAGFRRRGGMTDSHEDGFGIAFFERSECTNSDKPENASTGLRLFHDNRPSHLSPVADLVNNYPIKAMNVIAHIRKATQGQNCLANTHPFVREVWGEQWVFAHNGQMNSEFIKRCQRLQDNGNASHCQPVGSTDSEMAFCYLVNRLKSSFKSRPDDQTLFNFLTTQCRYLSANGLFNCLISNGSWQLAYAGSLLFYLTRQAPFGEAKLADDDLAINFGDVTTDTDKVTILVTVPLTENEKWQQLAVNECLIFQDGDVIYKDSPSQRKFLTIEEGIAVARAVGASV, encoded by the coding sequence ATGTGTCAACTCTTAGGAATGAACTGTAATACCCCAACGGATATTGGTTTTAGCTTTGCAGGGTTTCGTCGCCGCGGTGGCATGACTGATAGTCATGAAGATGGCTTTGGTATTGCATTTTTTGAGCGTAGTGAGTGCACTAATAGTGACAAACCAGAGAATGCTTCAACTGGTCTACGCTTATTCCATGACAATCGCCCAAGCCATTTATCGCCCGTTGCTGATTTGGTTAATAATTATCCGATTAAAGCGATGAACGTCATTGCTCATATCCGTAAAGCGACCCAAGGGCAGAATTGTTTGGCAAATACCCATCCTTTTGTCCGTGAAGTGTGGGGCGAGCAGTGGGTGTTTGCGCACAATGGGCAAATGAATAGCGAATTTATCAAACGCTGTCAGCGCTTGCAAGACAACGGCAACGCCTCACATTGCCAACCAGTCGGTTCAACCGATTCTGAAATGGCGTTTTGCTACCTTGTTAATCGCCTAAAAAGTAGCTTTAAATCGCGTCCTGATGACCAAACGCTGTTTAATTTTTTGACCACCCAATGTCGTTATTTATCCGCCAATGGGTTGTTTAATTGCTTGATATCAAATGGTAGCTGGCAATTGGCTTATGCGGGGAGCTTATTGTTTTATCTCACGCGTCAAGCACCATTTGGTGAAGCGAAATTAGCAGATGATGATTTAGCCATTAACTTTGGTGATGTGACGACAGATACCGACAAAGTGACGATACTAGTGACCGTGCCATTGACTGAAAATGAAAAATGGCAACAGTTAGCCGTCAATGAATGTCTGATCTTTCAAGATGGGGACGTCATTTATAAAGACAGCCCAAGCCAGCGCAAGTTTTTGACGATTGAGGAAGGAATTGCGGTGGCACGTGCGGTTGGGGCGAGTGTTTAG
- a CDS encoding putative signal transducing protein, giving the protein MTDQVDNWHKLARYDTNMQGELHANLLRNNGITVSLQPLSAMPGMNSGIVLWVQDTDLAHAKRILANIDTDGATPYEVFDETSAAKINPTLNPAQDDNNGGEV; this is encoded by the coding sequence ATGACCGATCAAGTTGATAACTGGCACAAACTGGCACGCTACGACACCAATATGCAAGGTGAACTGCATGCCAATCTGCTTCGTAACAATGGTATTACGGTGTCTCTGCAACCGCTGAGCGCGATGCCCGGTATGAATTCTGGGATTGTGCTGTGGGTACAGGATACTGATTTGGCGCACGCCAAACGCATTTTGGCAAATATTGACACCGATGGGGCAACGCCTTATGAGGTGTTTGATGAAACGTCAGCAGCCAAAATTAACCCTACTTTAAATCCTGCACAAGACGACAATAACGGCGGTGAAGTATAA
- the hisF gene encoding imidazole glycerol phosphate synthase subunit HisF, which yields MLAKRIIPCLDVDNGRVVKGVQFVDIKDAGDPVEVAKRYNEQGADEITFLDITATNDERDTTYHTVERMAETVFVPLTVGGGVRKIADIRNLLNAGADKVAINSAAVFTPEFVGEAAQKFGNQCIVVAIDAKRVADINVDGIVVPRWEIFTHGGRKPTGIDAVAWASKMAELGAGELLVTSMDGDGTKKGYDLALMKQITNRVNVPVIASGGVGNLQHLAEGVLEGGVDAVLAASIFHFGEYTVQEAKAYMAAQGIQMRL from the coding sequence ATGTTAGCAAAGCGTATCATTCCTTGTTTGGACGTTGATAATGGCCGTGTGGTCAAAGGTGTACAGTTTGTCGATATTAAAGATGCAGGAGACCCTGTTGAAGTAGCGAAACGCTACAACGAACAAGGCGCTGATGAAATTACTTTTTTGGATATTACCGCAACCAATGATGAGCGTGATACCACCTATCATACCGTTGAGCGTATGGCAGAAACGGTATTTGTGCCATTAACCGTTGGCGGCGGCGTGCGTAAAATCGCTGATATCCGCAATCTATTGAATGCGGGTGCGGATAAAGTAGCGATCAATTCTGCAGCGGTATTTACCCCTGAGTTCGTTGGTGAAGCGGCGCAGAAATTTGGTAACCAATGTATCGTCGTGGCGATCGATGCCAAGCGCGTCGCTGATATCAATGTCGATGGTATTGTTGTACCTCGTTGGGAAATTTTCACCCATGGTGGTCGCAAACCAACGGGGATTGATGCGGTGGCTTGGGCGAGCAAAATGGCTGAGCTTGGCGCTGGTGAATTACTGGTCACCTCGATGGATGGTGATGGCACCAAAAAAGGCTATGATCTGGCATTAATGAAGCAAATTACTAACCGCGTCAATGTGCCCGTTATTGCTTCAGGCGGCGTCGGCAATTTGCAACATTTAGCTGAAGGCGTATTAGAAGGCGGCGTCGATGCCGTCCTTGCTGCCAGCATCTTCCATTTTGGTGAGTATACGGTTCAAGAAGCCAAAGCATATATGGCAGCGCAAGGCATACAAATGCGTCTATAG
- a CDS encoding metal-dependent hydrolase has product MANFNTHLNVAFMVSGTLSLTVYKAGLIDDSGFLVCVALGTIGGLLPDLDSDNSTPIKLGFNITSFIFAFGLVMHWRSELSLLALIALWLAGYGFMRYVVFSIFTNMTVHRGVIHSVPYMAILGLGLTYLSYYVLHLSLTASWFYGLFLFGGALVHLTLDELYSVNLSNMKMKRSSGTAMKFYQPKDKWWYLLLYTLLAMLVYFAPPFDAFWQQLRDPAPWAQLKVGILPELIKSMLR; this is encoded by the coding sequence ATGGCAAATTTTAACACCCACCTGAATGTTGCATTCATGGTCAGTGGTACGCTCAGTTTGACAGTTTATAAAGCGGGATTGATTGATGATTCGGGGTTTTTAGTTTGCGTGGCGCTCGGCACTATCGGTGGGCTGCTGCCTGATTTGGATTCTGACAACTCCACACCGATTAAACTTGGTTTCAATATCACCTCATTTATTTTTGCCTTTGGTTTGGTCATGCATTGGCGCAGTGAGCTCAGTTTGCTTGCCCTGATTGCATTATGGCTAGCAGGCTACGGCTTTATGCGTTATGTGGTTTTCTCTATTTTTACCAACATGACCGTGCATCGCGGCGTCATTCACTCCGTGCCTTATATGGCAATTTTGGGTTTGGGACTGACTTATTTAAGCTACTATGTCTTGCACCTCTCATTAACGGCAAGCTGGTTTTACGGTTTATTTTTATTTGGTGGCGCGCTAGTGCATTTGACATTGGACGAGCTATATAGTGTTAACTTATCGAATATGAAAATGAAGCGCTCATCAGGTACAGCGATGAAGTTTTATCAGCCTAAAGATAAGTGGTGGTATTTATTACTATATACACTGCTCGCCATGTTGGTCTATTTTGCCCCGCCGTTTGATGCGTTTTGGCAGCAGCTGCGCGACCCAGCACCATGGGCACAGCTAAAAGTTGGCATATTGCCAGAACTGATAAAAAGCATGCTGCGATAA
- the thiL gene encoding thiamine-phosphate kinase — translation MNEFELIERIFSQIQAAQSLSSSVDKDSVEKGIGDDAAVMSLPAGARLVSCIDTLVQGRHFSADWEQVNKLAFTIGYKAVAVNVSDIAAMGATPHSILLALALPERLANERWLSEFAKGLFHACQLFGVTLIGGDTTRSDNLVLSVSAQGLLTKETPAVYRSGAQVGDKLYVSGTLGDAAYALQHPDTAIGIELTHRLHMPTPRIALGAALAKIGATAMIDISDGLYQDIGHICQQSSVSMRIHLDQLPTSKALANAELTERLLCQLAGGDDYELAFTLPAHIEPPINDSSNTPVTCIGEVIAVNNPDATKNLRPELFYQGQPITPTHPAPFTTWPNLTGYQHFAG, via the coding sequence ATGAATGAGTTTGAGCTGATTGAGCGTATATTCTCCCAAATACAAGCTGCGCAGTCATTGTCTAGCAGTGTCGACAAAGACAGTGTTGAAAAAGGCATTGGTGATGATGCCGCGGTGATGAGCTTGCCTGCAGGCGCGCGCTTGGTCAGCTGTATTGATACGCTGGTTCAAGGTCGACACTTTAGCGCCGATTGGGAGCAAGTAAATAAGCTTGCATTTACCATCGGTTATAAAGCCGTGGCAGTGAACGTCTCAGATATTGCGGCTATGGGTGCAACTCCACATAGTATTCTATTGGCGTTAGCTTTGCCTGAGCGCTTGGCAAATGAGCGCTGGTTAAGTGAATTTGCTAAAGGCTTATTCCATGCTTGCCAGCTATTTGGGGTGACGCTGATTGGTGGTGATACCACGCGCAGCGACAATTTAGTTCTGAGTGTCAGCGCGCAAGGGTTACTCACCAAAGAGACGCCAGCCGTCTACCGTTCAGGCGCGCAAGTTGGCGACAAACTTTATGTCTCAGGCACGCTTGGCGATGCCGCTTATGCGCTACAGCATCCTGATACTGCTATCGGTATTGAGCTTACGCATCGTCTACATATGCCAACGCCGCGTATTGCACTGGGTGCAGCATTGGCAAAAATTGGTGCGACTGCGATGATAGATATCTCTGATGGTCTGTATCAAGACATTGGACATATCTGCCAACAAAGCAGCGTTAGTATGCGCATTCATCTCGATCAGCTACCTACTAGCAAAGCATTGGCAAACGCTGAGTTAACCGAGCGCTTGTTGTGCCAGCTGGCTGGCGGTGATGATTATGAATTGGCTTTTACTTTGCCTGCTCATATTGAACCACCTATTAATGACAGTAGCAACACGCCTGTTACCTGTATCGGCGAAGTCATAGCCGTAAACAATCCAGATGCTACCAAAAATTTACGACCAGAGCTTTTTTATCAAGGACAGCCCATCACACCTACCCATCCCGCCCCCTTTACCACTTGGCCCAATCTGACGGGTTACCAACATTTTGCAGGTTAA
- the nusB gene encoding transcription antitermination factor NusB: MTDQLKRAISAAKTAQTNDKQAEATRIASSSAGDQIFDMSESSYKTSHTAIRKARRFAMQGLYEWLVTDRRFDIDGKLGWKDNAPHDIAARTRATNAMHTVHIGYYHEMMRDIPEQIEALDILISQHLDREIDKLDTVEHAILLIGAYELQNRLEIPYKVVLDEAMKLNNHFGATDAHKLINAVLDKMAVELRAIEVEADSKANLRTSQKATAKPVIKADTNAENNADIEDSADTAAIEEKSTTSNKPRISANNATVKRNSASKATANISDFKASKKAIETDRTDADSKD, from the coding sequence ATGACTGACCAACTCAAGCGCGCTATCAGCGCTGCGAAAACCGCCCAAACCAATGATAAACAAGCTGAAGCCACGCGCATCGCGAGCAGCAGTGCGGGTGATCAAATCTTCGATATGAGTGAGTCTTCTTACAAGACCAGTCACACTGCTATCCGTAAAGCACGACGCTTTGCGATGCAAGGTCTATACGAATGGCTCGTCACTGACCGCCGCTTCGATATCGATGGTAAGCTTGGCTGGAAAGACAATGCCCCACACGATATCGCCGCTCGTACCCGCGCGACCAATGCCATGCATACCGTACATATTGGCTATTATCATGAAATGATGCGTGACATCCCAGAGCAGATCGAGGCGCTAGATATCCTTATCTCTCAGCATCTTGACCGTGAAATCGATAAATTGGACACCGTCGAACACGCTATTCTTTTGATTGGTGCTTACGAGCTACAAAACCGCTTAGAAATTCCTTATAAAGTGGTACTTGACGAAGCGATGAAGCTGAATAATCACTTTGGCGCTACTGACGCGCATAAATTGATTAATGCCGTCCTTGATAAAATGGCAGTTGAGCTACGTGCTATTGAAGTAGAAGCAGATAGCAAAGCCAATTTACGCACCTCACAAAAAGCGACTGCTAAACCTGTAATAAAAGCGGATACCAATGCAGAAAATAATGCCGATATAGAAGATAGTGCTGATACAGCTGCCATTGAAGAAAAATCAACTACTTCAAACAAGCCTCGTATTAGCGCCAATAATGCTACCGTCAAACGCAATAGCGCTAGTAAGGCTACTGCCAATATTAGTGACTTTAAAGCGAGCAAAAAAGCGATTGAAACAGACCGCACTGATGCAGACAGCAAAGACTAA
- the ribE gene encoding 6,7-dimethyl-8-ribityllumazine synthase, with translation MSNLQQQRNDVTHIDGNLHQNKDVRIGIVVGRFNGFVVESLVDGAIDALLRHGVLGSNITVIRVPGAFELPLVAQRAAESDRFDAIVALGAIIRGSTPHFDFVASESAKGLSAVAMDYNIPVANGVLTTDSIEQAIERAGTKAGNKGSEAAMVVLEMLAVLSQLDIEDDSEDA, from the coding sequence ATGTCAAATCTACAACAGCAGCGCAATGACGTGACTCACATCGATGGTAATTTACATCAAAACAAAGATGTTCGTATTGGTATCGTCGTCGGTCGTTTTAATGGTTTTGTGGTTGAATCATTGGTAGATGGCGCAATTGATGCGCTACTACGTCACGGTGTATTGGGTAGCAACATCACCGTAATCCGTGTACCTGGTGCTTTTGAATTGCCATTGGTTGCCCAACGTGCCGCTGAGTCTGATCGCTTTGACGCCATCGTTGCTTTAGGTGCGATTATCCGTGGTAGCACGCCGCATTTTGATTTCGTTGCAAGCGAATCTGCAAAAGGCTTAAGCGCGGTAGCTATGGACTACAATATCCCAGTTGCCAATGGCGTACTGACGACTGACAGCATTGAGCAAGCGATTGAGCGTGCTGGCACGAAAGCGGGTAACAAAGGCTCAGAAGCGGCAATGGTTGTACTAGAAATGCTTGCGGTACTATCACAGTTAGATATTGAAGATGACAGTGAAGACGCTTAA
- the glmU gene encoding bifunctional UDP-N-acetylglucosamine diphosphorylase/glucosamine-1-phosphate N-acetyltransferase GlmU: MTTPLSVIILAAGKGTRMQSAKPKVLQTLAGKSLLGHVLDTCHQLTVDDTIIVHGFGGEQVQADINAQYAHLPITWVAQTEQLGTGHAVKVTLSELPKEGQSLILYGDVPLVSCQTLATLQAANTEGMSMLTLTVDNPFGLGRIKRDKDGNIEAIVEQKDASADEQKIQEINSGIYCVDNALLHKYLPKLSNDNAQQEYYLTDIVKMAVAEGINIVAIEPEHTFEIEGVNNRQQLASLERTWQGKLVADLQEAGVQFADPTRVDIRGTLTAGQDVFVDVGVVFEGDCVLGDNVYIEAGCVIKNAHIGNACHIKPYCVIDRAEIGAGVDVGPFAHLRPETVLSDNSKVGNFVEIKKSTVGHGSKVNHLSYIGDATIGTDVNVGAGVITCNYDGVNKSQTIIEDNAFIGSNSSLVAPVTIGDTATVAAGSVITKDVDSKALAFGRARQTQKNDFQRPTKKSK; this comes from the coding sequence ATGACAACTCCCCTCTCGGTAATCATCCTCGCTGCCGGCAAAGGCACGCGTATGCAGTCGGCTAAGCCAAAAGTGCTACAGACATTGGCTGGTAAGTCGTTATTGGGTCATGTCCTTGATACGTGTCATCAATTAACGGTTGACGACACTATTATTGTTCATGGTTTTGGTGGCGAGCAAGTCCAAGCAGATATCAATGCTCAATATGCGCATCTGCCTATTACTTGGGTTGCTCAGACTGAGCAATTAGGTACTGGACATGCGGTTAAAGTGACCCTGTCGGAATTACCCAAAGAAGGGCAAAGCCTGATTCTCTATGGTGATGTGCCATTAGTCAGCTGCCAGACATTAGCAACGCTACAAGCGGCTAACACCGAGGGCATGTCGATGTTGACGTTGACCGTAGACAATCCTTTTGGTCTCGGTCGTATCAAACGTGACAAAGACGGCAACATCGAAGCCATCGTCGAGCAAAAAGATGCCAGCGCCGATGAGCAAAAAATCCAAGAGATTAATAGCGGTATTTACTGCGTCGATAATGCGTTATTACATAAATACCTGCCAAAGCTGTCTAATGACAATGCGCAGCAAGAATATTATCTAACGGATATCGTCAAAATGGCGGTCGCCGAAGGCATTAATATTGTCGCGATTGAGCCTGAGCATACCTTTGAGATTGAAGGTGTCAATAACCGCCAACAGCTCGCTAGCTTAGAGCGCACTTGGCAAGGCAAACTGGTTGCCGATTTACAAGAAGCGGGCGTGCAGTTTGCTGACCCCACTCGCGTTGATATTCGCGGCACCTTAACTGCGGGTCAAGATGTGTTTGTCGATGTGGGTGTGGTATTCGAGGGTGATTGTGTCTTAGGTGACAATGTTTATATCGAAGCGGGCTGTGTCATCAAAAACGCCCACATTGGTAATGCCTGCCACATAAAACCTTATTGCGTGATTGATCGCGCTGAGATTGGGGCAGGTGTTGATGTTGGTCCTTTCGCCCATTTGCGTCCTGAAACCGTACTGTCTGATAACAGTAAAGTTGGTAATTTCGTCGAGATTAAAAAATCAACGGTCGGTCATGGTAGCAAGGTTAATCACTTGAGTTATATCGGTGATGCGACCATTGGTACAGATGTCAATGTCGGTGCAGGCGTCATTACTTGTAATTATGATGGTGTCAATAAATCACAAACCATTATTGAAGACAATGCCTTCATTGGTTCGAACTCAAGTTTAGTGGCACCTGTGACTATTGGTGATACCGCTACGGTTGCCGCAGGTTCAGTGATTACTAAAGACGTCGACAGTAAAGCATTAGCCTTTGGACGGGCACGACAAACTCAGAAAAACGACTTTCAGCGCCCGACCAAAAAGTCAAAATAG
- a CDS encoding AAA family ATPase — MLGNDIQIKQLMGVGDVHLSFQPDQRVYCLIGENGIGKTKCLEALFALYFTTNEILHPSTMSDELFTFDNIIANGRAFNNVSNENLKGFESHGMAVVMIGALNRGTIKYHEGNFEKSILSYGPRLSNYLSTNLSALNSKEMQSLGMGELLNQWIIQRAQSANPYQTAEDNREIEITTLLNLLNQVDERIDSKFLEISGSNRVFIKVSDKKTELSELSSGFASILKIMQSIIAGYSYFTNETNIAHVTGVVFIDEIESHLHTKWQATIIPTLKRLFPNTTFYITTHSAIVLSQLQHGEAYELYRDKEDGIVKTELIEHPNNAAFIDLLKDAFDIDINRLKLARDNAPQQAEAKQMLISLLDEKIKQLEAGQ; from the coding sequence ATGTTAGGCAATGACATCCAAATCAAACAGCTCATGGGCGTAGGCGATGTACATCTCAGCTTTCAACCTGACCAAAGAGTCTACTGCCTGATTGGTGAAAACGGTATCGGCAAGACAAAGTGTTTAGAGGCTTTGTTTGCTTTATATTTTACTACCAATGAAATCCTTCATCCTAGCACTATGAGCGATGAGCTATTCACATTTGATAATATAATTGCTAACGGGCGAGCATTTAATAATGTTTCTAATGAAAATTTGAAAGGTTTCGAAAGTCATGGTATGGCTGTAGTCATGATTGGAGCTTTGAATCGAGGCACAATCAAATATCATGAAGGTAATTTTGAAAAAAGTATTTTATCTTACGGTCCTCGCTTATCAAATTATCTTAGTACAAATCTTTCTGCATTAAATAGTAAAGAAATGCAGAGCCTTGGGATGGGTGAGTTATTAAATCAATGGATAATTCAGCGTGCTCAATCTGCTAACCCTTACCAAACCGCCGAAGATAATCGCGAAATTGAAATCACCACACTGCTAAATTTACTTAACCAAGTAGACGAACGAATTGATAGTAAGTTTCTTGAAATCTCAGGAAGTAATCGCGTATTTATCAAAGTATCTGACAAGAAAACTGAGCTATCAGAACTATCTAGCGGCTTTGCTTCAATTCTCAAAATCATGCAATCTATCATTGCGGGCTACAGTTATTTTACTAACGAAACTAACATTGCCCATGTAACAGGCGTGGTCTTTATCGATGAAATAGAAAGTCATCTGCATACTAAGTGGCAAGCGACTATTATTCCTACCCTAAAGCGTCTCTTTCCCAATACGACGTTTTATATTACCACTCACTCTGCTATTGTTTTGAGCCAACTGCAACATGGCGAAGCTTATGAGTTATACCGTGATAAAGAAGATGGAATCGTAAAAACTGAGCTGATAGAACATCCCAATAATGCAGCCTTTATAGACCTACTAAAAGATGCCTTTGATATTGATATCAATCGTCTTAAGCTGGCACGTGATAATGCGCCACAGCAAGCAGAAGCAAAGCAGATGCTTATCAGTTTATTAGATGAAAAAATTAAACAACTAGAGGCAGGGCAATGA
- a CDS encoding homoserine kinase — MSVYTQLTDDQFADFCHRFGVSFARAIPITQGIKNSNWFIQTTDDVDGAHSYVFTLFEERPPEDIEKMAVILNQLDGKLPVAAPLALLDLGADSAEKCYVIRYDNKAITLVPCLAGSHPQQTTQAMCHEIGAALAMLHETLQALQPAEEYGVPLYPWSEVRDREMQFMPADEAKLMSDIWQSYTDLPLASLPKGLCHLDMFADNTLWNLSLNNSQKGEARLTGLLDFTEVSVEHYVMDIAITINDFCTTWGDAEQGESVNFDRSKMAAFLQGYESKRMLGEDEKRALPVMLAKAAVIFWLLRLNVIHYNRTEGRTGDNIMVKNPDLMKRLAAYHWSHVEKAQSTVFVLEHARYKDDDKNNDVEDFKLIGVFATEQQAQAAIEQLKSQSGFKDYPNGFHIDAYPLNQINWSQGFGC, encoded by the coding sequence ATGTCCGTCTATACCCAGTTAACCGATGACCAGTTTGCCGATTTTTGCCACCGTTTTGGCGTATCGTTCGCGCGTGCCATTCCAATCACCCAAGGTATCAAAAACTCTAACTGGTTTATTCAAACGACTGACGATGTAGATGGCGCACACTCTTATGTATTTACCTTATTTGAAGAGCGTCCACCAGAAGATATCGAAAAGATGGCGGTCATCTTAAATCAACTAGACGGTAAATTACCGGTCGCTGCGCCGTTAGCATTGCTTGATTTAGGCGCTGATAGCGCAGAAAAATGCTATGTCATACGCTATGACAATAAAGCAATTACCTTAGTGCCATGCCTAGCAGGCTCGCATCCACAGCAGACGACGCAAGCGATGTGTCATGAAATTGGCGCCGCTTTAGCGATGCTGCATGAGACATTGCAAGCACTACAACCTGCGGAAGAATATGGCGTGCCTTTATATCCATGGAGCGAGGTGCGCGACCGTGAAATGCAATTTATGCCAGCTGACGAAGCCAAATTGATGAGCGATATTTGGCAGTCTTATACGGATTTGCCGCTTGCCAGCTTGCCAAAAGGCTTATGTCATTTAGACATGTTTGCCGATAACACGCTATGGAACTTATCGTTAAATAATAGCCAAAAAGGTGAAGCGCGTCTGACTGGGTTGTTAGACTTTACCGAAGTTAGCGTCGAGCATTATGTGATGGATATTGCCATTACCATTAATGATTTTTGTACCACGTGGGGCGATGCTGAGCAGGGTGAGTCGGTGAATTTTGACCGTAGCAAAATGGCGGCTTTCTTACAAGGCTATGAGTCGAAACGCATGCTCGGTGAAGATGAAAAACGTGCCTTACCAGTAATGTTGGCAAAAGCGGCGGTGATTTTTTGGCTATTACGTCTCAACGTTATTCACTATAACCGTACCGAAGGTCGTACGGGCGATAATATCATGGTCAAAAATCCTGACCTGATGAAACGCCTTGCCGCTTATCATTGGTCACATGTTGAAAAAGCGCAAAGTACAGTGTTTGTACTAGAACATGCGCGTTATAAAGACGATGATAAAAATAACGATGTCGAAGATTTTAAATTAATCGGTGTGTTTGCGACTGAGCAACAAGCGCAAGCTGCTATTGAGCAATTAAAATCACAATCTGGCTTTAAAGATTATCCAAACGGTTTCCATATTGATGCTTATCCGTTAAATCAAATTAATTGGTCACAAGGTTTCGGTTGCTAA
- a CDS encoding YchJ family protein — translation MQPNLHVCPCQIHPSSSAISSPLLYKDCCQPYHEAVYNDALYNGEVDKAEGIKAETAERLMRTRYSAFVLIKPEYIVKTTLPAQQNLLDIKAIESWAKETNWAGLAIVAHTPKLGKRHAQVEFKAYFKPTNNAGNLEEKVQAHHELSAFVKVVDKVNNDARWYFLDPTVAMTVSKKQPCICASGEKFKRCCGIYLG, via the coding sequence ATGCAACCTAATCTACACGTTTGCCCTTGCCAAATTCATCCATCATCAAGCGCTATCAGCTCACCACTACTGTATAAAGATTGCTGTCAGCCTTATCATGAGGCTGTTTATAATGATGCTCTTTATAATGGTGAGGTTGACAAAGCAGAGGGTATAAAAGCGGAGACAGCCGAACGTCTCATGCGTACGCGCTATAGTGCCTTTGTATTGATTAAGCCAGAATATATCGTCAAGACCACTCTACCTGCACAGCAAAACTTGTTGGATATCAAGGCGATTGAATCGTGGGCAAAAGAGACAAATTGGGCAGGACTAGCAATCGTAGCGCACACGCCAAAGCTAGGCAAACGCCATGCGCAAGTTGAGTTTAAGGCTTATTTCAAGCCAACTAATAATGCAGGTAATTTAGAAGAGAAAGTGCAGGCGCATCATGAATTGTCTGCCTTTGTGAAGGTGGTAGACAAAGTCAATAATGATGCACGCTGGTACTTTTTAGATCCGACTGTTGCGATGACTGTCAGCAAAAAGCAACCGTGTATTTGTGCGTCGGGTGAGAAGTTTAAACGGTGTTGTGGAATATATTTGGGTTAG
- a CDS encoding type II toxin-antitoxin system VapC family toxin, producing the protein MMSERELLLDANYLIYLLEGKVDENDANLLQKLKTLRAEIASNNVEVVITPLIRYEFLRYFLWKKGDDEVKRYVNVMNMLTTLDISQDIADLAADLYRLDKFIANENNVNKNIDKRQFDIFH; encoded by the coding sequence ATGATGAGTGAAAGAGAACTATTGCTTGATGCCAATTATTTAATTTATTTACTAGAGGGTAAGGTTGACGAAAATGACGCTAATCTTTTGCAAAAACTAAAGACCTTACGTGCTGAAATAGCTTCAAATAACGTCGAAGTAGTCATCACACCACTCATCCGTTATGAGTTTCTAAGATACTTTTTATGGAAGAAAGGAGATGACGAGGTTAAAAGATATGTTAACGTGATGAACATGCTCACCACTTTAGATATAAGTCAAGATATCGCAGATTTAGCTGCTGACTTATACCGACTAGATAAATTTATTGCCAACGAAAATAATGTCAATAAAAATATTGATAAACGTCAGTTTGATATATTTCATTAA